Sequence from the Paraburkholderia acidiphila genome:
CCGGTCGCGGCCGTGCGCCAGGGCTTTCGCTCGGAGATCAAGGGCGAGGCGCTGGTGATCTGCCGCAGCGGCGAAATCGCCGAGCTGGGCAGCCTGGTCGGCGGCCCTTACGCCACGATCGGCGACGACGCGCTCACGGAAGAAGAACTGATGTTCGACGTCGCGAACGCGCTGACGGGCGCGTGTGTCTCGTCGATGCTCGACCAGCTCGGCCGCATGCCGGTGTTTTCGCAGCCGGGCCTGCTCGGCGAGGCGATCATGCTCGACGAAGTATTCCAGCCGGGCCTGCTCGCGTGGGACGTCGCGCTGCTCGTCGAAGTCAATTTCGCGCTGGAAGACCAGCGTTTTCGCGCCCACCTCGTCATGCTGATGGCCGAGGAGTCGATCCATGTCGTGAGCCGGGCCATCGACGCGTTGTTACATAGCCTATGAACGAGCCAGCCGGGTTGCCATCGCTATCGGACCTCGTTGTCGAACGGGTGGGTTTCGGCATTTTCGTGGTCGATCGCGACATGAACGTGCTGAGCTGGAACCGCTTCATGCAGGACCACAGCGGCGTGACGGCCGAGGACGTGATCGGCCGCTCCATCTTCGAGCGCTTCCCCGACCTGCCGCGCGCGTGGCTCACGCGTAAGGTGGAGAGCGTATTCCAGCTGGGCAGCTTCGCGTTCAGTTCGTGGGAGCAGCGCCCGTATCTGTTCCAGTTCGACCACGACCGGCCGATCACGGGCGGTGTGGACTACATGCAGCAGGATTGCACCTTCATGCCGCTCATGCGCGGGCGCGACGTGATCGCCGTGTGCGTGACCATCTCGGATGTCACGCACGTGAGCGTCATGCAGCGCGAGCGCGAGGAGGCCGTGGCGAAGCTGCGCGAATACGCCGATCGCGACGGCCTGACCGGCATTGCGAACCGCCGCTATTTCGAAACGCGCCTCGCCGACGAATTCCTGCGCTGGCAGCGTTACGGCGGCGAGCTGTCGATGCTGCTGTTCGACCTCGACCACTTCAAGCGCATCAACGATGAATTTGGCCACGTGGCCGGCGACACGGTGCTGCGCTCGATGGCGCAGCGCGTGTCGGGCGTGGTGCGCAAGCAGGATGTGTTCGGGCGTTTCGGCGGCGAGGAATTCGCGCTGCTGTTGCCGTGCACGCCGCTGGACGACGCGCTCTACGTGGCGGAGAAGATCCGCCGCACGATCGGCGACGAGCCGATCGAGGTGCAGGGCGTGATCGTGCCCGTGACGGCCAGCGTGGGCGCCGCCACCGCGCGCACCGGGGCGCCGGACTACGAAGGCATGATCAACGAGGCGGACGCCGCCCTCTACACCGCGAAGCGCCAGGGCCGTAACCGCTCGGTCGCGCTCGCCTGAGACTTGCAGGGGGCGCAGGCGGCTCCCGCCTCAACTCGCTGCATCGCCCAGCACTGGGGGCACGCGCCCCCGCGCCATACACCCTGACTCACCTGCGGCCCACCCCAAAGGTTGATATACTTTGGCCCGTTTCCGGCCT
This genomic interval carries:
- a CDS encoding chemotaxis protein CheC yields the protein MPDRVFTELQRDALQEIANLGMGQAATRLSGLLNAFIELSVPRVRVVAVSEAAAALREMTGIDGPVAAVRQGFRSEIKGEALVICRSGEIAELGSLVGGPYATIGDDALTEEELMFDVANALTGACVSSMLDQLGRMPVFSQPGLLGEAIMLDEVFQPGLLAWDVALLVEVNFALEDQRFRAHLVMLMAEESIHVVSRAIDALLHSL
- a CDS encoding sensor domain-containing diguanylate cyclase, coding for MNEPAGLPSLSDLVVERVGFGIFVVDRDMNVLSWNRFMQDHSGVTAEDVIGRSIFERFPDLPRAWLTRKVESVFQLGSFAFSSWEQRPYLFQFDHDRPITGGVDYMQQDCTFMPLMRGRDVIAVCVTISDVTHVSVMQREREEAVAKLREYADRDGLTGIANRRYFETRLADEFLRWQRYGGELSMLLFDLDHFKRINDEFGHVAGDTVLRSMAQRVSGVVRKQDVFGRFGGEEFALLLPCTPLDDALYVAEKIRRTIGDEPIEVQGVIVPVTASVGAATARTGAPDYEGMINEADAALYTAKRQGRNRSVALA